The following coding sequences lie in one Candidatus Binataceae bacterium genomic window:
- a CDS encoding protein kinase — translation MKPGEPLPSNHLLDGRYRIHKILGQGGMGRVYLANDTRLANRPVAAKEMVLGDGIAEKKAIDDFKREASVLATVSHPSIPQVIDFFTEGGRHYLVMEYVAGGDLQHRLDALGPRARIPEAQVTGWAREILEVLYFLHSQKPPLVYRDLKPGNIMIDQRGHAMLIDFGIARFLPPGGHGTQIGSVGYAPPEQYLGKMEPRSDLYGLAATMHHLLTGRDPQLEPPFSFPPVRELAPEVSEATAAVVMRALDQNIEKRPRSAQEMRDLLPATAAGKPASASIGVADGNGRGGAQMATIVLDRPQAAARAATPRSLVMPAAKPKTARGDTQRSLNLPVKNMSVSNPPAGLTPARSGASATAKTRDLGLKAQAPQIVKPASANKPQSPRVVKAAAVSSRAKTPARLTPPDLRVGVPVPVPARAALGSTIVATVEAGAAPTRIGNGGSRNAIELEPGSVAAGAWLATSGDAIRFSLTGSRVVIGRNVSGLAGSASNGRRGADYDDVDVDLSRLPRGGDRVSHRHAEIIRQGADYFIRDLGSLNGTYVAGRGRLGRDQLYKLRDRDEIVLGGAKLEFRKS, via the coding sequence ATGAAGCCCGGTGAGCCGCTGCCGTCCAATCATCTGCTCGACGGCCGCTATCGCATCCACAAAATTCTTGGTCAGGGCGGAATGGGGCGAGTCTATCTCGCCAACGACACGCGGCTGGCCAATCGTCCGGTTGCAGCCAAGGAGATGGTGCTGGGCGACGGTATAGCCGAGAAAAAAGCGATCGACGATTTCAAACGCGAGGCCAGCGTACTCGCGACGGTGTCGCATCCGAGTATCCCGCAGGTGATCGATTTTTTCACTGAAGGCGGACGTCACTACCTGGTGATGGAGTACGTCGCGGGGGGGGATTTGCAGCATCGGCTCGACGCTTTAGGACCGCGGGCGCGGATTCCGGAGGCGCAGGTCACCGGCTGGGCGCGCGAGATTCTCGAGGTCCTATACTTCCTGCACAGTCAGAAGCCGCCGCTGGTGTACCGCGATCTGAAGCCGGGCAATATCATGATAGATCAGCGGGGTCATGCGATGCTGATCGATTTTGGGATCGCGCGGTTTTTGCCGCCGGGCGGACACGGTACGCAGATCGGATCGGTAGGCTACGCGCCACCCGAACAGTACCTAGGTAAGATGGAGCCGCGCTCGGACCTCTACGGCCTAGCGGCGACCATGCATCATCTGTTGACCGGTCGCGATCCGCAGCTTGAGCCGCCCTTCAGCTTCCCGCCGGTACGCGAGCTCGCTCCGGAGGTCTCCGAGGCGACGGCGGCGGTGGTGATGCGGGCGCTCGACCAAAATATCGAAAAGCGGCCGCGTTCGGCGCAGGAGATGCGCGATTTGCTTCCGGCGACGGCGGCGGGCAAACCCGCGTCCGCCAGCATTGGCGTCGCAGACGGCAATGGCCGGGGCGGCGCGCAGATGGCCACGATCGTGCTCGATCGGCCGCAGGCGGCGGCGCGCGCCGCGACCCCGCGCTCACTCGTGATGCCGGCGGCCAAGCCCAAAACGGCGCGGGGTGATACGCAACGGAGCCTGAATCTGCCGGTCAAGAATATGTCGGTCAGTAATCCGCCGGCCGGGCTGACGCCGGCACGGTCGGGCGCGTCGGCCACCGCGAAGACTCGAGACTTAGGGCTGAAGGCGCAAGCGCCGCAGATCGTCAAACCCGCATCCGCGAACAAGCCGCAATCGCCGCGAGTCGTCAAAGCTGCTGCTGTATCGAGCAGGGCGAAGACGCCGGCGCGGCTGACGCCGCCGGACCTTCGTGTGGGTGTGCCTGTGCCTGTCCCGGCGCGGGCGGCGCTCGGGTCAACGATTGTGGCGACGGTGGAAGCCGGCGCTGCGCCAACGCGCATCGGCAATGGCGGGTCGCGAAATGCGATCGAACTGGAGCCGGGGAGCGTGGCGGCTGGGGCTTGGCTCGCGACAAGCGGCGACGCGATCCGTTTTAGTCTGACCGGAAGCCGGGTGGTGATCGGGCGCAACGTGAGCGGCCTCGCCGGCTCTGCGAGCAACGGGAGGCGCGGCGCTGATTATGACGACGTCGATGTCGACCTGTCGCGGCTGCCGCGCGGCGGCGATCGCGTCTCGCATCGCCACGCCGAGATTATCCGGCAGGGCGCCGATTATTTCATTCGCGATCTGGGCAGCCTCAACGGCACCTACGTGGCTGGGCGGGGACGGCTCGGGCGCGATCAGCTTTACAAGCTGCGCGATCGTGACGAAATTGTGCTGGGCGGCGCCAAGCTCGAGTTCAGGAAGAGCTGA
- a CDS encoding aspartyl protease family protein encodes MGITYAEGVLTGPSGGQATVRFLVDSGAIYTLVPHDIWKALELTPKRTVDFTLADGTIIERVISECHISMPVGDAYTPVILGEPGDEPLLGVVTLEILGLILNPFKRTLEPMRMMLA; translated from the coding sequence ATGGGTATAACTTATGCCGAGGGGGTGCTGACGGGTCCGTCCGGCGGTCAGGCAACTGTGCGCTTTCTCGTCGACAGCGGCGCGATCTACACCCTCGTCCCGCATGACATCTGGAAGGCGTTGGAACTCACGCCCAAGCGCACCGTTGACTTCACCCTCGCCGACGGGACGATTATCGAGCGCGTGATTTCCGAGTGTCACATCAGCATGCCGGTGGGCGACGCCTACACGCCCGTCATTCTCGGGGAACCAGGCGACGAACCGTTGCTAGGCGTCGTCACGCTGGAAATTCTCGGTCTAATCCTCAATCCCTTCAAACGCACGCTCGAGCCGATGCGGATGATGCTCGCTTAG
- a CDS encoding FHA domain-containing protein, translating to MIKCGECGYENMDGLDYCDGCGAKLGAAAATPSPSANGGEGPSALAEAPVVPPVSEPALAASEPAATAPEATTPSKAPTGEMTAPSPTPAAAAAPAPFKAKLSITRGGRRNQEFELETGNNLVGRWDPETGSFPEVDLDADDTEAKISRKHALIRLDGGKITIEDIGSLNGTYVNRQPRLQPGNPTELKDGDEVIIGKTFLKLTISPIS from the coding sequence ATGATCAAATGCGGTGAGTGCGGCTACGAGAACATGGACGGTCTGGACTACTGCGACGGCTGCGGGGCCAAGCTCGGCGCGGCGGCGGCAACACCCTCGCCCTCGGCCAACGGCGGCGAGGGGCCCTCGGCGCTTGCCGAAGCGCCAGTAGTGCCGCCCGTTAGCGAACCTGCACTGGCCGCGTCGGAGCCCGCGGCGACAGCCCCCGAAGCTACTACGCCATCAAAAGCGCCGACCGGCGAGATGACGGCCCCCAGTCCCACCCCCGCAGCGGCTGCCGCGCCCGCGCCCTTCAAGGCCAAACTCTCGATCACCCGCGGCGGCCGGCGGAATCAGGAATTCGAGCTCGAAACCGGCAATAATCTGGTCGGACGCTGGGATCCGGAGACCGGATCGTTCCCGGAAGTCGATCTCGACGCCGACGACACCGAGGCCAAAATTTCGCGCAAGCACGCGCTGATCCGGCTCGACGGCGGCAAGATCACAATCGAAGATATCGGCAGTCTCAACGGCACGTATGTTAACCGCCAGCCGCGACTGCAGCCGGGTAATCCAACCGAACTCAAAGATGGCGACGAAGTAATTATCGGCAAGACGTTCCTGAAACTGACGATCAGTCCGATTTCTTAG
- a CDS encoding beta-propeller fold lactonase family protein codes for MVKNFGVIFRGRARVAATLTIVMALAAGCGGRTFFSGTTSSSSGGGGGGGGTGTTRSVYVTNFADGKLSALSNSSGVPANPRTIRSGKAGGPLGLAAIPSKALYVANSADNEVHEFALTSNGNLSALGTITAGTNPQQVLVTTDGTAAYAINSSGSISQYIVNASGALTANTPASTTSNLTTPISGVLSSSTAYITDQGGGGVVSAFAINTDGTLGTLLSSTLTLGIAGGKPAQITMDTTGSWVFVADATSGVVSVFAIQSNGSLLLNSQTTALGVAAAGLVFAVTPNGNAFLYVATPSLNAVQIYAFAAGILTFSTSATGFAAPIGLAVDNALSAANLFVTNSGSGTVTGLSIDSTTGLLASVGSSATENPSNGASSPQFIVVTS; via the coding sequence ATGGTGAAGAATTTTGGCGTCATCTTTCGAGGCCGCGCTCGGGTCGCGGCGACGCTCACAATCGTGATGGCGCTCGCGGCAGGATGTGGTGGACGCACATTCTTTTCCGGCACGACCAGCTCATCGAGCGGCGGTGGGGGTGGCGGCGGCGGCACCGGCACGACGCGCTCGGTCTATGTCACCAATTTCGCCGACGGCAAGTTATCCGCGCTCAGCAATTCTTCCGGCGTACCGGCGAACCCCAGGACGATCAGAAGCGGGAAAGCAGGCGGACCGCTCGGGCTCGCCGCCATCCCTTCAAAAGCATTGTACGTGGCCAACAGCGCCGACAACGAGGTCCACGAATTCGCTCTCACCTCCAACGGCAATCTGAGCGCGCTCGGCACCATCACGGCCGGGACCAATCCACAGCAGGTCCTCGTCACGACTGACGGAACCGCCGCGTATGCGATCAACTCCAGCGGGTCGATTTCGCAATACATCGTCAACGCCAGCGGCGCTCTGACCGCCAACACACCCGCCTCCACCACCAGCAATCTGACCACTCCGATCAGCGGCGTCCTCTCAAGCTCAACCGCCTATATCACCGATCAGGGCGGCGGCGGCGTGGTCTCAGCCTTTGCGATCAACACTGATGGAACTCTCGGGACCCTGCTCAGCAGCACCCTGACCCTGGGCATCGCTGGGGGTAAGCCGGCCCAGATCACGATGGACACGACCGGAAGTTGGGTTTTTGTCGCCGACGCAACTAGCGGCGTGGTCTCGGTTTTTGCGATTCAGTCGAACGGCTCCCTGTTGCTGAATTCTCAAACCACGGCGCTGGGCGTAGCCGCCGCCGGTCTGGTCTTCGCAGTGACGCCGAACGGCAACGCCTTTCTCTACGTCGCAACTCCGAGCCTTAATGCAGTTCAGATTTATGCGTTCGCCGCCGGCATCCTGACCTTTTCGACCTCGGCCACGGGATTCGCTGCGCCGATCGGCCTCGCGGTCGATAACGCACTGAGCGCGGCTAACCTCTTCGTCACCAACTCAGGTAGCGGCACGGTGACGGGCTTGAGCATCGACTCAACCACCGGCCTCCTGGCCTCGGTTGGCTCCTCGGCGACCGAGAACCCCTCGAACGGCGCCAGCTCGCCGCAGTTCATTGTAGTCACGAGCTGA
- a CDS encoding VWA domain-containing protein — protein sequence MPSGLTFSALASSDYVLSSAENFVLYVLLEAVAGAGGSGAGARLPLNLGIVLDRSGSMYDERRLEFVTEAVKFLSENVAPEDKIAVVAFADSARVIVQPDQIHDKSAVRRALDEIDMLEIGGGTQMALGMRAAIEEVKKNFAPNRLNRVLVLTDGQTYEETACIDLANQNREQISFSAMGVGVEFNEKLLMRIAQDSHGKYHFIGDAAEIPGIFEDELQGLRAVSIRNGKIDLMLAQGVQIREAFRASPEIYALGAPLVDERKVAYEIGDLEAGTPGSALLTLVLPPRRPGPVRIAQSTFHYELPGAGAGETSLDVTVEYTLDRTLTSKRNGRVMNLVDQVSIAKLQARAEEELKLGNVDRATRLLGNAIQGTQRLGNVKATQALAGLMDQVKKTQTLQGKAAKTTLLQAQAVVRKTQMLDPEALKALQKDE from the coding sequence ATGCCATCGGGGCTGACATTCAGCGCGCTCGCGAGTAGCGACTATGTACTCTCGAGCGCCGAAAACTTCGTGCTCTATGTGCTGCTCGAGGCGGTCGCCGGGGCCGGCGGCAGCGGTGCGGGGGCGCGCCTGCCGCTTAATCTCGGCATCGTGCTCGATCGTTCGGGCTCGATGTACGACGAACGGCGCCTCGAATTCGTCACCGAGGCGGTCAAGTTCCTCTCCGAAAACGTTGCGCCCGAGGACAAAATCGCCGTGGTCGCCTTCGCCGACTCGGCGCGCGTTATCGTTCAACCTGATCAGATTCACGACAAATCGGCGGTGCGCCGCGCCCTCGATGAAATCGACATGCTCGAGATCGGCGGCGGCACCCAGATGGCGCTCGGGATGCGCGCAGCGATCGAAGAAGTCAAAAAGAATTTTGCCCCCAACCGGCTCAATCGCGTGCTGGTCCTCACCGACGGGCAGACCTACGAGGAGACCGCCTGTATCGACCTGGCCAACCAGAATCGCGAGCAGATTTCCTTCTCCGCGATGGGCGTCGGGGTCGAGTTCAACGAAAAACTGCTGATGCGGATTGCGCAGGATTCCCACGGCAAGTATCACTTTATCGGGGACGCCGCAGAGATCCCGGGCATCTTCGAGGACGAGTTGCAGGGACTGCGCGCGGTCAGCATCCGCAACGGCAAAATCGATCTGATGCTGGCCCAAGGCGTGCAGATTCGCGAGGCCTTCCGCGCCAGTCCGGAAATCTACGCGCTCGGCGCGCCGCTAGTTGACGAACGCAAAGTTGCCTACGAGATTGGCGACCTGGAGGCGGGAACGCCGGGCTCAGCGCTGCTGACCCTCGTTCTGCCGCCGCGGCGGCCCGGGCCGGTGCGCATCGCCCAATCAACCTTTCATTACGAGCTGCCCGGCGCCGGCGCGGGCGAAACCAGCCTGGACGTGACGGTCGAGTACACGCTCGATCGCACACTGACCAGCAAGCGCAACGGTCGCGTCATGAACCTGGTGGATCAGGTCTCGATCGCCAAGCTGCAGGCGCGCGCCGAGGAAGAGTTGAAACTCGGCAATGTCGATCGCGCAACGCGGCTGTTGGGCAATGCCATCCAGGGCACGCAGCGTCTCGGCAATGTCAAGGCGACTCAGGCGCTCGCGGGTCTGATGGATCAGGTCAAGAAGACGCAAACGCTTCAGGGCAAAGCCGCCAAGACCACGCTGTTGCAGGCGCAGGCGGTCGTCAGAAAAACTCAGATGCTCGATCCGGAGGCGTTGAAAGCGTTGCAAAAGGACGAATAG
- a CDS encoding acyl-CoA dehydrogenase family protein, whose product MRREIFTEEHEMFRTQVRRLVEAEIEPKIADWNRNGMSDRESWRKLGAAGFLGPNAPAEYGGGGVDFFFDAIVNEELARVRAHGLMMGLHSDICLPYITSYGSEAQKRRYIPGACSGDLILAIGMTEPGTGSDLAAVKTTARHDGDSWVINGAKTFISNGQISDAVILVVKTDTQAKPAHRGISLIMVDRDSPGFVRGRKLDKLGFKGQDTSELFFEDCRVPLSNLLGQEGQGFKMLMEKLQQERLTTAVIALASARRCLDDTVAYTKQRRAFGQPIASFQNTQFKLAEMATEVEVGQAFVDRCLAAHVRGDEIVSEVSMAKWWVTDLLKKVASQCLQLHGGYGFMMEFPVATDYADAAIQSIYAGTNEIMKVIIARRMGLESRE is encoded by the coding sequence ATGCGCCGGGAGATCTTCACCGAAGAACACGAAATGTTCCGCACGCAGGTGCGGCGTCTGGTTGAGGCTGAAATCGAGCCGAAGATTGCCGATTGGAACCGCAACGGCATGAGCGATCGCGAAAGCTGGCGCAAACTCGGCGCCGCCGGTTTCCTCGGCCCCAACGCGCCCGCTGAATACGGCGGCGGCGGCGTCGATTTCTTCTTCGACGCCATCGTTAACGAAGAGCTCGCGCGGGTCCGCGCCCATGGCCTCATGATGGGCCTGCATTCGGATATCTGTCTGCCCTACATCACCTCCTATGGCAGCGAGGCGCAGAAGCGCCGCTACATCCCCGGCGCCTGCAGCGGCGACCTCATCCTCGCGATCGGGATGACCGAACCCGGCACCGGCTCCGACCTCGCCGCGGTCAAAACCACCGCACGCCACGACGGCGATAGCTGGGTGATTAACGGCGCCAAGACCTTCATCTCGAACGGCCAGATCTCCGATGCGGTCATCCTCGTGGTCAAGACCGACACGCAGGCCAAACCCGCGCATCGCGGCATCAGCCTGATCATGGTCGATCGCGATTCCCCCGGCTTCGTGCGCGGGCGCAAGCTCGACAAGCTCGGCTTCAAGGGCCAGGACACCAGCGAGCTGTTTTTCGAGGACTGCCGCGTGCCGCTCTCGAATCTGCTCGGCCAGGAGGGCCAAGGGTTCAAGATGCTGATGGAGAAGCTGCAGCAGGAGCGGCTGACGACCGCAGTCATCGCTTTGGCGAGCGCCCGCCGTTGCCTCGACGATACAGTCGCCTACACCAAACAGCGGCGCGCCTTTGGCCAGCCGATAGCCAGCTTCCAGAATACCCAGTTCAAGCTGGCCGAGATGGCGACCGAGGTCGAGGTCGGACAGGCCTTCGTCGATCGCTGCCTGGCCGCGCACGTCCGCGGCGACGAGATCGTTTCCGAAGTCAGCATGGCGAAATGGTGGGTAACCGACCTGCTGAAAAAGGTCGCGAGCCAGTGCCTGCAACTGCACGGCGGCTATGGCTTCATGATGGAGTTTCCCGTCGCCACCGATTACGCCGACGCCGCGATCCAGTCGATCTATGCCGGCACCAACGAGATTATGAAGGTGATCATCGCGCGCCGCATGGGCCTCGAAAGCCGCGAGTGA
- a CDS encoding protein phosphatase 2C domain-containing protein: MIICPQCGEESAEGTKFCERCGQGLAATVARPPTPKIAPLAAGTELLHGYRIVKLISQSSQENRYKAERAGAHGREIFQLREQLGAVSEALTEEVSSHEGAGSEIQVEQDPAGPRAKTADLKLRPRASAANGSGAAAPATIMPGAATPTAITPAPATNAAAAVGGAQEEYSGHDSTVEVIDAANAIATRAVEPAPAVVAAPDLATAPDTIADTVEASPQAQRPQHIESHTEDLGETFGRVRALSLTLNHPAIYRATDGFAESGRVYLAYPDEQLTPLANRAGGLRLTENEALSVAIQLCQAVAFIHRRGLRVNDLCPEAIALSAGGRVKLLGLDYVSNDNELQSAPIFNDGYTAPEIYRGKKADKRADVFAIGAVLYTCLTGERLEAESWREEAGEVRFYPPHVVTPALESVVRRALSFDPQTRWASVEALKAELVKLAGVVEVRAAALTDVGKVRELNEDAVLTAEYRRDSQIEPATSLLYVIADGMGGAEAGEIASAIAVGTVREFVEARLGSFGVTELGSLIEQALEEANRKILEYQRVHVEARGMGSTGVGLVIVPPDAAMAWVGDSRAYLSEPSGLRQLSKDHSLVQRLIEIGQITAVEARTHEHKNVITRSLGARPNGPAGVETVAFRLKREDRLILCSDGLTVHVTDAQIQEIVRRHQEPAAAARELIAAALAGGGTDNISVIAIFAG; this comes from the coding sequence ATGATAATCTGTCCGCAATGCGGTGAGGAGTCGGCAGAGGGGACAAAATTCTGCGAGCGCTGCGGGCAGGGTCTCGCGGCCACCGTCGCGCGTCCGCCGACGCCCAAAATCGCGCCGCTGGCGGCCGGCACGGAGCTCCTCCATGGCTATCGGATCGTCAAGCTGATCAGCCAAAGCTCGCAGGAGAATCGCTACAAGGCGGAGCGTGCGGGCGCGCATGGCCGCGAGATTTTTCAACTGCGCGAGCAGCTCGGCGCGGTCAGTGAAGCGCTCACTGAGGAAGTTTCGAGTCATGAAGGGGCTGGGTCGGAAATTCAGGTGGAGCAGGATCCGGCGGGGCCGCGGGCGAAGACCGCCGATCTGAAGCTCCGTCCGCGCGCGTCCGCGGCGAACGGGAGCGGCGCGGCGGCGCCGGCGACGATCATGCCTGGCGCCGCCACGCCAACCGCCATCACGCCGGCGCCCGCGACAAATGCTGCGGCCGCGGTCGGCGGCGCGCAAGAAGAATATTCCGGCCACGACTCGACGGTCGAAGTTATCGACGCCGCGAATGCGATTGCAACGCGGGCCGTCGAACCTGCTCCGGCTGTGGTCGCCGCGCCGGATCTGGCTACGGCGCCGGATACGATTGCGGATACGGTCGAGGCGTCGCCGCAAGCGCAGCGCCCGCAACATATCGAGAGCCATACTGAAGACCTGGGCGAGACCTTCGGGCGGGTCCGCGCGCTCTCACTGACGCTGAACCATCCGGCGATCTACCGGGCGACTGACGGCTTCGCGGAGAGTGGAAGAGTCTATCTCGCCTATCCGGACGAGCAGCTCACGCCGCTGGCGAATCGTGCGGGCGGATTGCGGCTGACGGAGAACGAGGCGCTGAGCGTGGCGATCCAGCTCTGCCAGGCGGTGGCGTTTATTCATCGGCGCGGGCTGAGGGTCAACGACCTTTGCCCGGAAGCGATCGCGCTTAGCGCCGGCGGACGGGTCAAGCTGCTCGGACTCGATTACGTGAGCAACGACAACGAACTGCAGAGTGCGCCGATTTTCAACGACGGCTATACGGCGCCGGAAATCTATCGCGGCAAGAAGGCCGACAAGCGCGCCGACGTGTTTGCGATCGGCGCGGTGCTTTACACCTGTTTGACCGGCGAGCGGTTGGAAGCGGAGAGCTGGCGCGAGGAGGCCGGGGAGGTGCGCTTTTACCCGCCGCACGTGGTGACGCCGGCGCTCGAGAGTGTCGTGCGCCGCGCGCTCAGCTTCGATCCACAGACGCGCTGGGCGAGCGTCGAGGCGCTCAAGGCCGAGCTGGTGAAGCTGGCGGGCGTGGTCGAAGTCCGCGCGGCGGCGCTGACGGACGTTGGCAAAGTGCGGGAACTTAACGAAGACGCGGTGCTGACCGCGGAATATCGGCGGGACTCGCAGATCGAGCCGGCGACCAGCCTGCTCTACGTAATCGCGGACGGGATGGGCGGCGCGGAGGCCGGCGAAATCGCCAGCGCGATCGCCGTCGGGACGGTACGGGAATTCGTTGAAGCGCGCCTGGGCAGCTTCGGGGTGACCGAACTCGGCAGCTTGATCGAGCAGGCGCTCGAAGAGGCGAATCGGAAGATCCTGGAATACCAGAGGGTTCATGTGGAGGCGCGCGGGATGGGCTCGACCGGGGTCGGCCTGGTGATCGTCCCGCCCGACGCGGCGATGGCGTGGGTGGGCGATAGCCGCGCCTATCTGAGCGAACCGTCGGGTCTGCGCCAGCTCAGCAAGGATCATTCCCTGGTGCAGCGATTGATCGAAATCGGTCAGATCACGGCCGTCGAGGCGCGCACTCACGAGCACAAGAACGTGATCACGCGTTCGCTGGGGGCGCGGCCGAACGGACCGGCGGGGGTGGAAACGGTCGCCTTTCGGCTCAAGCGGGAGGATCGGCTGATTCTGTGCAGCGACGGGTTGACGGTGCACGTGACGGATGCGCAAATTCAGGAGATTGTGCGGCGTCATCAGGAGCCGGCGGCGGCGGCGCGCGAGCTAATCGCCGCGGCGCTGGCGGGCGGCGGCACGGACAATATCTCCGTGATCGCGATTTTCGCGGGCTAG
- a CDS encoding PAS domain S-box protein codes for MFTLDESHLRRLVESSPDIVIAVDRSGTVIYYNDGARKNLRYTADEIIGQKISRIYASLEEARRVMKALRDSPDGGRIASFETVLCDKDGMHFPAAISGSLIYDDQGAEVGSIGFARDIRQMRRHDQLLTAGEIAVSLAHEINNPLESIINNLDLLAGCAESHLSPSEMVTENARLDSIRRGIERVQASVRRLDEMARKGDYITTDYIQGRRMTDLGERSEKSEKSERPEKNGAVNGNVAHRADWPLTGMSVLVLDDDVTVVTSLADVLRAERCVVHTATRPSAAFGIIRNVKVDAVISDVVMPEMDGYEFYLKVKEELPKLPVILMTAYYYDKDHIIKRSRLEGVTGAIFKKPVNPAKLRELLLKLHK; via the coding sequence ATGTTCACGCTTGACGAAAGCCATTTAAGGCGGCTGGTTGAAAGCTCGCCCGATATCGTTATTGCAGTCGATCGCTCGGGGACGGTTATCTACTACAACGACGGCGCGCGAAAGAATCTGCGCTACACCGCCGATGAGATCATCGGGCAGAAGATTTCACGGATCTACGCGTCTCTCGAGGAGGCGCGCCGGGTTATGAAGGCGCTGCGGGATTCGCCCGACGGCGGGCGGATCGCGAGCTTCGAGACCGTATTGTGCGACAAGGACGGGATGCATTTTCCCGCGGCGATTTCCGGCTCGCTGATTTATGATGACCAAGGCGCTGAGGTCGGCTCGATCGGCTTTGCGCGCGATATCCGCCAGATGCGGCGTCACGATCAGTTACTGACGGCCGGCGAAATCGCCGTGAGTCTGGCGCATGAGATCAACAATCCGCTCGAATCGATTATCAACAATCTCGACCTGCTCGCGGGTTGCGCCGAATCTCATCTGAGCCCCTCCGAGATGGTGACCGAGAATGCGCGGCTCGACTCCATTCGCCGCGGGATCGAAAGAGTGCAGGCCAGCGTCCGGCGGCTCGACGAAATGGCGCGCAAGGGCGACTACATCACCACCGACTATATTCAGGGACGCCGGATGACCGACCTCGGGGAACGTTCTGAAAAGTCAGAAAAGTCGGAGAGGCCGGAAAAAAACGGCGCGGTCAACGGCAATGTGGCGCATCGCGCCGACTGGCCCCTGACCGGCATGTCCGTGCTGGTGCTCGACGACGACGTCACCGTGGTTACGTCGTTGGCCGACGTGCTGCGCGCCGAGCGCTGTGTCGTCCACACCGCGACGCGGCCGAGTGCCGCCTTCGGGATCATCCGCAACGTCAAGGTTGACGCGGTGATCTCGGATGTCGTCATGCCCGAGATGGACGGTTACGAGTTCTACCTGAAGGTCAAGGAAGAATTGCCCAAGCTGCCGGTGATCCTCATGACCGCCTACTATTACGACAAGGATCACATCATCAAGCGCAGCCGCCTGGAAGGCGTAACCGGCGCCATCTTCAAGAAGCCGGTGAATCCGGCCAAATTGCGCGAGCTGCTTTTGAAGTTGCACAAGTAG
- a CDS encoding cyclase family protein → MATIDFKKIPKFSQLPIREGAPPDSNWGVFGDDDEVGCVNFLTADGVVEAAGLVRKGRVFRLDTPLNYASPPLFDREPVKHTKKSFESYGLLGFDDVLDSYNTQEGSQWDGLGHVGNQRAQAFYNGVTEAQIKGGNKLGIHNWADRFVGRGVLIDAFRDRAEAGRPVNPLESETYTLDDLKNALRAQKTELKPGSIVLVRTGWMGAYLKASPEAKRTMAPLNALKACGIDKSRELVGWLWDNCVAAIGTDCPAVEPWPWDFKDDGALHYRTLSLLGLPLGEQFVLDQLASDCAEDKRYEFMLVSVPLHLNGGIASPPNAVAIK, encoded by the coding sequence ATGGCCACAATCGATTTCAAAAAAATTCCCAAGTTCTCGCAATTGCCTATACGCGAGGGCGCGCCGCCGGATTCAAACTGGGGCGTCTTCGGCGACGATGACGAGGTCGGCTGCGTGAACTTTCTCACGGCTGACGGCGTGGTCGAAGCTGCGGGACTGGTGCGCAAGGGCCGCGTCTTCCGGCTCGACACGCCGCTGAATTACGCCTCGCCACCGCTGTTCGACCGCGAGCCGGTGAAGCATACGAAAAAGAGTTTCGAGAGCTATGGGCTGCTCGGCTTTGACGACGTTCTCGACAGCTACAACACGCAGGAAGGCAGCCAATGGGATGGCCTCGGCCATGTCGGCAATCAGCGCGCGCAGGCCTTTTACAATGGCGTGACCGAAGCTCAAATCAAGGGTGGCAACAAGCTAGGGATCCACAACTGGGCCGATCGCTTCGTCGGCCGCGGCGTGCTGATCGACGCCTTCCGCGATCGTGCCGAGGCCGGGCGGCCAGTCAATCCGCTCGAGAGCGAAACCTATACTCTCGATGATCTGAAGAACGCGCTGCGGGCGCAAAAGACTGAGCTCAAGCCCGGTTCGATCGTGCTGGTGCGGACCGGCTGGATGGGCGCCTACCTGAAGGCGTCGCCCGAGGCCAAGCGCACGATGGCGCCGCTCAATGCGCTCAAGGCCTGCGGCATCGACAAGAGCCGCGAACTGGTCGGCTGGCTGTGGGACAACTGCGTGGCGGCGATCGGCACCGATTGCCCGGCGGTCGAGCCGTGGCCGTGGGATTTCAAAGACGATGGCGCGCTGCACTACCGCACGCTTTCGCTGCTGGGCCTGCCGCTCGGCGAACAGTTCGTGCTCGATCAGTTAGCGAGCGATTGCGCCGAGGATAAGCGTTACGAATTCATGCTGGTCTCGGTACCGCTGCATCTGAACGGCGGCATCGCGTCACCGCCCAACGCGGTCGCGATCAAGTAG